The genomic segment TCCTTTTAATAGGAATAGACCAATACAAAGACAACACAATAAACCTCAAATATGCAGCAAAAGACTCAAAAGACATAAAAGAAAGGCTTCTTAAACAGGCAGAAACCCTTTATAAGCCACAGAACATCTATTACGAACTCCTTACAGACAGTAATGCCACAAAGGCAAATATAACCAGCAAAATTAACGAACTCTCAAAGGTAATAAAACCAAATGACAGCTTTATACTTTTTGTGGCAAGCCATGGAGTGCTATTACAGAACCAGTACTATATGGTTACACATGAATATGACGGAAAAGTAAGTGATACTAACTTAATCAGCTCAAACGAGATAGTTGAGATGTCAAAAAAGATAAAGTCTCTAAGCCAGTTATTCATATTCGACACATGCCATGCAGGAGGTGTGGATTATATAGTGAGCGGATTATATGATGCCCGCATGTCTGTATTGGCAAAGAAAATGGGGCTTCATATATATGCATCAGCAAACTCAAAAGAGGCGGCAATAGATGGATATCGGAGAAACGGGTTATTCACATACACACTCCTTGATGGACTTAACAACAAAAAAGAAGCGGATAAAAACAAAGACAACAAAATCAGCATTGTTGAGCTTGGAGAATACTCAAAACAGACAACGACAGAGATATCAAAGAAAATCGGACATGCCCAGACACCACTTATTATCAATTTCGGGAAGGATAATTCTGTTTACAATCTAAAATAGGAGATACTATGAATAGAGGTATGAGATGCTGAAACATCCTGATTTTAATTCAGGACAGCATGACAAGAAAAATAAGAGATTAATTAGTGGTGCAACTCCGAATACACATCTAACCTTTTGACTTGAAATGAAAAATCTCATGTGATAACCTTCCTTAGTGCGCCCCAAAAATTTTCAATTTTTGGAGACCCATTGTTATGTTATCGAGGATATTGAGTAGTTCCGTATTTGGAATCAATGCGTATATTGTCGAGGTAGAGGTTGACATCGCATCAAGGGGGCTTCCATTCTTCTCGACCGTAGGCCTTCCTGACACCGCTGTTAAAGAAAGCAAAGAAAGGGTGAGGGCTGCATTGAAAAACACAGGGTTTGACTTTCCGTTAAAGCAGATAACGGTTAATCTTGCACCAGCAGATATAAAGAAAGAGGGCTCATCCTTTGATCTTCCGATCGCTATAGGAATAATAACTGCAGAGGGATTAATCGAACCCAGAAGGGTTGAGGATTACCTGATGGTAGGAGAATTATCGCTTGATGGAAGGATTAAACCTGTTAAAGGTGTCCTCTCAATGGCGGTTACTGCAAGGGATTCAGGACTGAAAGGGATGATACTCCCTGCGGAGAATTCATCAGAGGCAGCAGTGGTGGAAGGGATAATCGTTTATGGTGTAGAAACCCTTCCCCAGGTAGTAGAATTCCTCAATGGAAATTTGATGATACAACCTACAGAGACGGACATTGAGAAGGCTATGGAAGAAAACTCTCTCTATCAGGATGACTTTTCCGATGTAAAGGGACAGGAGCATGTAAAAAGGGCACTCGAAGTGGCTACTGCCGGGGGACATAATATACTTATGATTGGTCCACCAGGTTCTGGTAAGACTATGCTTGCAAAAAGGGTTCCTACTATACTGCCGAGAATGAGCTTTGAAGAGGCACTTGAAACAACAAAGATACATAGTATCATGGGACTGCTTAAAGACCACCAGCCATTAATCGCTACGAGACCATTCCGTTCACCTCATCATACCGTATCAGATGCTGGGATGATCGGAGGAGGACAGATACCAAAACCAGGCGAGGTCTCTCTTGCACATGGCGGTGTTTTATTTCTGGATGAATTGCCAGAGTTCAAAAGAAATGTCCTTGAGGTTCTTCGCCAGCCTATAGAGGATGGCGAGGTAACAATATCAAGGGCGGTTACATCTCTCACATATCCTGCATCATTTATGCTTGTTGCAGCATCTAATCCCTGTCAGTGTGGATTCTTCGGGGATGCAAGACATCACTGCACATGCACACCATCACAGATTCAGAAATACAGGGCACGGATATCAGGACCACTTCTTGACAGGATCGATATCCATATAGAAGTCCCATCAGTGCCTTACAAAGAGCTTTCTGATACTGCTTATGGTGAGCGTTCTTCGGTAATCCGCGAGAGAGTGATGGCTGCAAGAGAGATACAGTTAGAGAGGTTTAAGAATGATAAAATTTATTCGAATTCCCAGATGCGGACAAGACACCTTAAGAAATACTGTGCCCTTGGTAAAGATGCACAGATGCTACTTGAGAATGCGATGAACCGACTGGGTCTTTCTGCAAGGGCATATACCAGAGTGCTTAAGGTATCAAGGACTATTGCTGATATTTGGGGAAGAGAAAATATCACATCTCCTGATATTGCAGAGGCAATACAGTATCGTAGCCTCGACAGGACAATGATGTAAAAGGTAATCTCAAACTAATTAAACTTAAGGTATGGTCATGCCAGAGGCAAGCTTGCGCCAGAGCAAGCTTCATGCCTTTGCTCCTCCAATCTTGGCATTCGCCTTGCATGGGAAGCCATGCTTCAGCAATGCTCGTCCAAGCTCCCAAAATCAAAAAATTGTGATAGACTTTACGTAAACTATGATATATATTATCTAAATAATCGCTTAAAGAGGGTTGCAGTTTTTCTTACTCAGAGGTCGAGTATAAAAAATAGGTGCAGACTTAAGATGTAAAGAAAGATACCTAGAGAAAGGGAGGCATTATGAATATACGACTTGATAATACACAGTTAGTGTTATTCAGTCCTGGAATTATTATTGTTGATAAATTAAAAGTTGCAAATGCTATTAACAATATATTATCTGGTCTTTTTGATGGTGACCCAATAATACTGCCACTACCTGAGGATGCACCTCCAGAGATCCCAAGAATAAAGATGGGTTCTAAAGACGGCCGATATAATCTATCCATTGCAAAAAGCAGACTCGATTTTATATTTAAGTACGAAGAAGATAAGAGGGAAAATTTGTTTCCTATTCCAGGGCTTTTTGAAAAATTTTTGACTATCTTTCAATATCTTAAGGAAAATATTTATACCCAAATCACAAGAACTGCAACTGTAACTAACTGGATTATAGAATTAGAAAATCCCGCTGCAGAATTTCTCCTTTCCAAGTATATTCGTAGTGAAACACCAATAATTAAGCCCTACGAATTAGAATTGCATTATCTCACTAAAGAATCTATTGCGGGATTCGACGTTAACAAGTGGACGCGGATTAAATCAGCTCGTAAAATATCCAAACCAGAGCAGAACAGGTTTATTTCTTTCCTTATAGACATAAATACATTAGCTGAAATGACTTATGAGTTTAACAAGGAATCATTGCAAAGACTTTTAGACGAAAGTAGCAAAATTATCAAGGGAGCAGTCGAAAAGCATTTTAAAAATATGGGGGGATAACAATGGCTGTCCAATTAACAGATTTAGATGTCAAGAAGAAGTCCTCTTTTATCGGAAGTAGCCAATTTCAAGTTTTGTTCTCAAAAGAAACAAAAGAGATACTGCCACCGTTGAAATGGGTAGAAGAAGGTAAACAGTTTGACTATTTTCTTTATTTTCTGCGACGTGAAATTTTCCGCTATCCAGAACAAGAAGCATGGACACAAACGCTGGATGTACAAATTGACTATAAAGACTTTTATACCTTCATTGGTATAAAACCATGGTTTAAAAAAGAGCTGGAGCCTAGAGAATTAGAGCAAGAAGCACTTTTAAGCATCGTGAGTAAATTTAGCGAAGTTGAAAAAATTAAATCCATTTATGTTCAGAGGTACAGGGAGGAAATACAGATTTATATCCTTCTCTCCATCACCCAATATGACAGTGATTTGATGGATATTCTTTTAGATATTGAATACGATATTAGAAAAAGATATCCAGAGTTAGTTTTTGAATTCTTTTATCCTCCAGCTGGTATTTCGGATAAAAAGGATTTTATCCATCCGCAAGCACAGTGCATATATGCGAGGTAAGCGTGGCTGATTATATCGTGCACCTCTCTCAGGCAGAACATAATAAGGAAGTTGCAAATAAACTTGTTAAAGAACCTCCTTATCATGATTGGGGAATTACTGCTGCCTTTTACTCTGCTATTCATTATCTGGAGTGCTGGCTTTTTAATAGACCAGAGAAACATACAGAAACAAGTATTCCTGTAGATCATGATGGTAGGTTCTTATATACTCCTCATGCCTGGCGTGAGAAAATAATAGAAAATGAACTCAGCAGAGATGCCTTTAAGAGTTTTAGAAAGTTAAGGGATGCGAGTGAAACTGCTCGGTATCTCAGCCTTTACAGAATTAGGGCAGGACGAATACCTCAATGGCTTGATAAACCAGCCCCTGATTATTTTAGACCTGAAGACGCTGGGAATATGGTTCGGAAGGATTTAGTAATTTTCAAACATGAACTAAGTATCTAATCACTTTAAGCCTTTTACTTCAGCTTCATGCCAGCACTGCAAGGGGTCGCTTCAAGCTTCCGCTCCTCTTCAGCTTCAAGCTCAAGCCAGAGGCAAGCTCATGCCTTCGCTCCTCCAAGCTTGGCCAGCGCCTTACAATCTTCCGCTACGCTTCAGCAAGGCTTAGCCAAGCCCCAATTTATGTAGTGGACCTGATTTCCCTGAACTGGATGAGATTTTTTATCTGTTTAGATGTGATTTTTTCTTGACAAAACAAATTTTCTTTGATATCTTCTTTACCAGTTTTGAGGTTACTATTAAAAATTAAACCTCATGCGAAAAAGAAATAATACTTTAAGAGGAATAATACTTACTACTATATAAGGAAGAGGCATTTTAGCTTATTCCGTTTTTATTTTTAGCTTAAGGAGGTGAAGAGAGTGTATAGAGAAATAGGCGCAGCGCCGAAGTATCTTCCCAGTGATATAATTGCAGGCATACTCTCTTATGCTAATATAAATCATTTTACAGGAAATCCTGAACAAATACACAAAACAATATATAACTTACGAAAACAATTTGCGATTCTAAAAGTATTTCCTTTTTCTAAATATGATGTTTATCCCTTTTCTCGTGAATTAGAAAAAGTTTTGTTTAGTTTGCAGCGTGCTCGAATAATAGGGATGGAAAATCCAGATTTTGAACGATTTGTCATTAAAGAAAATGGAAAGAAATATATTAAAGAAAAAATCCTTAAAAGGTTTACAAAAGATGAGAAAGTAATGCTACGTGGTATCGGAAAACAATTTGCAAGAAAATGTAGCGGGATTTAATCTTAGTTAACTTACCCTAAAGAATGCGCCCACATCGGTCTCTCCGAAACAGAATAAATGAGTTTGTAAATAACATTTTCCAGGGTTATAAACCAACCAAAGTAAGAGATAGTAAAGCAATTCATGAATCTTTATGGGGCACAAATATATACAGAAAGCATGAAATTGCAGTCCTTGATTGTCCTTTACTTCAGAGACTTCGCCAAATAAGCCAAACAGGCCTTGCTTTTCTAATTTACCCCTCAGCAACACATTCTCGCTTCGAACATACGCTTGGTGTTATTACTTTAATAGATCGTTTTGTTGACAGTATTAATCAAAGTGTGCGATCTGAGAACATGATTAAAAAAGATTCCGATAAAGGAGAATATGCCGAGCTTCGCATGGCCGCACTCTTACATGATTGTGGTCATTCATTCCTTTCACATATATCTGAAATGGTTTATGAATGGGACCATGAAATAAGAGCAATTCTAAAATCGGATGAATTCGCTCATACAAAACCTCACGAAGTATTTTCTTATTACATTGTGAAAAGTCCCTCGTTCAAAAAGTTTTTTAAAAAATATGTCAGCGATCCCTACCCTATTGAAATAAACTTAGAAAATGTGGCTAATATGATTATTGGCAGGGTGACTGATAATAAAAGAGCTTTTCTAACACGAATAATTAATGGGCCCTTTGACGCAGATAAATTGGATTATATTTCTCGAGATGGTTATTTTTCAGGATTACGACTAACTATTGACCTTGATCGCTTATTTTACACTTTATCTACCCATGAATTTAGAGAGGGATTAATGGAATTAACAGTAAAAAGTCCTGTGCCTCTTGAACATATTCTTTTTAGCAAGCTATTACTTTATACTTCTATTTACCACCATAAGGTTAAGGCCTGTGATTGTATGATCCAAGGTCTCCTTGAATACATACAAGAAAACGATGTTTCTTTAATGGGCGCAACCTTAAGAGATCCTGTAAATTTTTTGAGGTTTACTGATAATGATTTATTTAATAATATTCACTCTAAAGACCCATTTATAAAGAAAATGGTAAAAAACTTATTAGACCGTAAACTTTTCAAAAGAGCTGCTGTTATAAGTCGTGACACAATAGAGAATTATGATGAGTGTATTCCAGAACTTCTTGAGAGAATCAATCAGTCACCTGAGGAACTTTATGAACTTCGGCAAAAAATTGTAAGTAAAATGCCTCGACATAAAAAATGTAGCATTCATGAAGTATGGGTAAGTATGCCAGAAGCACCTTCTTTAAGAGAGGCCGCCCAAACTTATGTTACAGGTGGCACTGAACCAATAATATTAAATGACTTATTTCCGGTCGACGGTTGGTTAAAAGCCTATGCAGATAAACAATTAAAGGGTCATGTTTTTGCTCCACCGGAATTTCAAGAAGAAGTATGCAAAGCAGTCGAACGAGCTTTTAAAGATTTAGATATTAAGATAAATAGAGAAAAGAATCGATTTTATTGTCGTATGAGTTAACTTGCTATTGTTTTTAAAGTGTTGTCTTTTTATTGTGGTGTTTGAGCAAGGAAGCTCTCGACAGCTTTAAGATTATTCGAATTTGGCCTGTGCCTTCCACTCAGCCAATCCGTCAATTGCTCAGGGTCTCTACTCATCAGGTCACCTAATCGCTCATAAGACAAACCATTTACCAGCTTAAAATATCTCAGCTGCCCTACAGGGTCCTCAGAACACTCAAAAGGAACATAGCCTAAAAACTCTATAACCTTTGGCATATACCTTAATTCTGGTTCTGTCCCGTGTTCCCAGTTCCATACCGTTGATTCAGTTACTCCAATGACCCTTGCAACCTCTATCTGCAACAAGCCCAAGTCGATGCGTCTTTTCCTGATATGTTCACCTATTGAAATTGGTATTGAAGGATAGCCCTTTGGTGGTATAATAGGGCGTGGTAATGACAGTCTGTAGTGAGGATACTTTGCAAAGGTGTCCAAATCCCTGTCAGTGTGGATTCTTCGGGGATGCAAGACATCACTGCACATGCACACCATCACAGATTCAGAAATACAGGGCACGGATATCAGGACCACTTCTTGACAGGATCGATATCCATATAGAAGTCCCATCAGTGCCTTACAAAGAGCTTTCTGATACTGCTTATGGTGAGCGTTCTTCGGTAATCCGCGAGAGAGTGATGGCTGCAAGAGAGATACAGTTAGAGAGGTTTAAGAATGATAAAATTTATTCGAATTCCCAGATGCGGACAAGACACCTTAAGAAATACTGTGCCCTTGGTAAAGATGCACAGATGCTACTTGAGAATGCGATGAACCGACTGGGTCTTTCTGCAAGGGCATATACCAGAGTGCTTAAGGTATCAAGGACTATTGCTGATATTTGGGGAAGAGAAAATATCACATCTCCTGATATTGCAGAGGCAATACAGTATCGTAGCCTCGACAGAACGATGATGTGAATGAAAAATGGGACGGCAGGCTGTCCCATTTTTATCTTATAATCTAAGTTGCGAGAAAATCGGGAAAGACCCCACAAAACTCCTTGACAAGTTTGATTTAATTAAATAGTATATTTCTATAAATAATCATTTTTTATAATTTACGGAAATGAAATATTTGGAATTTAAAAATGCCGTTAAAGAGTTTCCTATCATTTCATTAACCCATATCTCTAATATTAATAAGAAACCTCAAACTCTTAAAGTTCAGTTGAGTGGATGGCAAAGGAAGGGATTGGTTATTAAGCTAAAGCGAGGGCTGTATATTTTGAATGAGAGTGATAGGAAAATTGAGCCATCCAGAATCTTCGTGGCTAATGCACTATATTCACCATCTTATGTGAGCACAACCTATGCTTTTGGCTACTATGACTTAATCCCTGAAAAGGTAGAGGATGTAACATCTATTACCACAAAAAAGACCGCTAAATTTACAAATACTTTTGGCGCTTTTATTTATCAGCACCTGAAAACTAATTTATTCTTTGGTTTTAAGGAGATAAAAGATGAGAATGGATTTCCCGTGCTTATTGCAGAGCCAGAAAAGGCGATGCTTGATTTTATTTACTTGAATCTACAAGATTTTAAGGGCAAAGAGAAAGATGTCTTTAGCCTCTCATATAGGTTTCAAAATTTAAATATACTGAAAAAGAAAAAACTTACAGATTTTGCCAAAAAATACGAAAATAAGGAGATTGTTGATGTGGTGGAGAATTTATTGAGTTTTATAAAAGAGGAGAGATAATTCTGTGCTTGATTTGATTAAGAAGAGTATTTCAAGTATCTCTGGCCGTGATGCAAAGACTCACATAACAAGGGAGTTTTTGCAATTACTTATATTGAAGATTCTCTATGATAAGGACTATTTTAAAAATCTTGCTTTTGTTGGAGGGACTGCATTGAGATTTCTGCATAATTTACGAAGGTTCTCAGAAGACCTTGATTTCTCACTTATTAATAAGAAGGGTTATAAATTTGATATTTTTTTAGAAAGAGTTGCTTATGAACTAAGAAAGGCAGGTTTTTCTTTAGACATCAAGAAAAATATAGAAGAAACTGTTCAATCAGCAATGTTTAAATTTAAGGATATTCTGTATCTTTTAGGGTTATCTAAAGAGAAGAGTCAAAAACTCTTTATTAAGCTTGAAGTGGATTCTAATCCACCGAAAGGTTGGAATACACAGCTTTCATTAGTGAGTAAACATTTTGTTTTTACTGTGACAAATTTTGACATTCCTTCTCTTTATGCTACAAAACTCCATGCTTGTTTTTTTAGAAAGTACATTAAAGGAAGAGACTTTTACGACCTTATCTGGTATCTTGGGAAAAAGTCCATTCCCAATTTTGAACTTCTAAATAATGCCATAGAACAGACAGAACACAAAAGAATAAATTTAAATAGAGAAAACTTTAATGACTTTTTAAAGGAAAGGTTAGCCACTATTGATTTTGTGAAAGTCAAAAAAGATGTGGAGAGATTCATAGAAGACAAGAATGAACTCAAACTATTGGATAAGTGTGTGAAAAATGGGACGGTTCTATTTTCTTGACAGTGAAGATAAAAGATAATAGAAAAGATAATAATCCATTCACGGGGACAGTCCCGAATCTACGGCTTCGCCCGTAATTCTGGGACAGTCCCCTTTGCCGAAGACAGCAAGCATAGCACCAAAGGAATATGTAGATCACACTCTAACAAAAGGGAATAGCCGAGGAGAAAATAGAACCGTCCCATTTTTATGTTGACGGAGGGATCACTATTGTGATATATAAATTTCATAAAAAGAGGGCGATTAGCTCAGGGGGAGAGCGCTTCCTTCACACGGAAGAGGTCGCTGGTTCGAAACCAGCATCGCCTACCATTTTTATCAATTCACCATTGCATATCCAATCCACAGATATCCAGCAAATCATTTGACTATTTCCATCTGTTTTCTGAAGTGG from the Nitrospirota bacterium genome contains:
- a CDS encoding YifB family Mg chelatase-like AAA ATPase; the encoded protein is MLSRILSSSVFGINAYIVEVEVDIASRGLPFFSTVGLPDTAVKESKERVRAALKNTGFDFPLKQITVNLAPADIKKEGSSFDLPIAIGIITAEGLIEPRRVEDYLMVGELSLDGRIKPVKGVLSMAVTARDSGLKGMILPAENSSEAAVVEGIIVYGVETLPQVVEFLNGNLMIQPTETDIEKAMEENSLYQDDFSDVKGQEHVKRALEVATAGGHNILMIGPPGSGKTMLAKRVPTILPRMSFEEALETTKIHSIMGLLKDHQPLIATRPFRSPHHTVSDAGMIGGGQIPKPGEVSLAHGGVLFLDELPEFKRNVLEVLRQPIEDGEVTISRAVTSLTYPASFMLVAASNPCQCGFFGDARHHCTCTPSQIQKYRARISGPLLDRIDIHIEVPSVPYKELSDTAYGERSSVIRERVMAAREIQLERFKNDKIYSNSQMRTRHLKKYCALGKDAQMLLENAMNRLGLSARAYTRVLKVSRTIADIWGRENITSPDIAEAIQYRSLDRTMM
- a CDS encoding HD domain-containing protein; this translates as MRPHRSLRNRINEFVNNIFQGYKPTKVRDSKAIHESLWGTNIYRKHEIAVLDCPLLQRLRQISQTGLAFLIYPSATHSRFEHTLGVITLIDRFVDSINQSVRSENMIKKDSDKGEYAELRMAALLHDCGHSFLSHISEMVYEWDHEIRAILKSDEFAHTKPHEVFSYYIVKSPSFKKFFKKYVSDPYPIEINLENVANMIIGRVTDNKRAFLTRIINGPFDADKLDYISRDGYFSGLRLTIDLDRLFYTLSTHEFREGLMELTVKSPVPLEHILFSKLLLYTSIYHHKVKACDCMIQGLLEYIQENDVSLMGATLRDPVNFLRFTDNDLFNNIHSKDPFIKKMVKNLLDRKLFKRAAVISRDTIENYDECIPELLERINQSPEELYELRQKIVSKMPRHKKCSIHEVWVSMPEAPSLREAAQTYVTGGTEPIILNDLFPVDGWLKAYADKQLKGHVFAPPEFQEEVCKAVERAFKDLDIKINREKNRFYCRMS
- a CDS encoding helix-turn-helix transcriptional regulator, which encodes MDTFAKYPHYRLSLPRPIIPPKGYPSIPISIGEHIRKRRIDLGLLQIEVARVIGVTESTVWNWEHGTEPELRYMPKVIEFLGYVPFECSEDPVGQLRYFKLVNGLSYERLGDLMSRDPEQLTDWLSGRHRPNSNNLKAVESFLAQTPQ
- a CDS encoding ATP-binding protein, producing the protein MQRCPNPCQCGFFGDARHHCTCTPSQIQKYRARISGPLLDRIDIHIEVPSVPYKELSDTAYGERSSVIRERVMAAREIQLERFKNDKIYSNSQMRTRHLKKYCALGKDAQMLLENAMNRLGLSARAYTRVLKVSRTIADIWGRENITSPDIAEAIQYRSLDRTMM
- a CDS encoding nucleotidyl transferase AbiEii/AbiGii toxin family protein; this translates as MLDLIKKSISSISGRDAKTHITREFLQLLILKILYDKDYFKNLAFVGGTALRFLHNLRRFSEDLDFSLINKKGYKFDIFLERVAYELRKAGFSLDIKKNIEETVQSAMFKFKDILYLLGLSKEKSQKLFIKLEVDSNPPKGWNTQLSLVSKHFVFTVTNFDIPSLYATKLHACFFRKYIKGRDFYDLIWYLGKKSIPNFELLNNAIEQTEHKRINLNRENFNDFLKERLATIDFVKVKKDVERFIEDKNELKLLDKCVKNGTVLFS